The proteins below come from a single Borreliella afzelii genomic window:
- a CDS encoding DNA translocase FtsK gives MKDFYQYFQFLFFFMLSVISFSLFVALTPLSNIFIFFVFNLIGQILLNVFSFLSFYLIIYPLVNWYAYKKHIFTKRFIFNWNYTVILFFTLIFLIKINSNVEKSYLINVFLINFGIILGNFFIFILLILEFVVWIYLNYVFFKDVNFILDAFKFLAFKIKILFENILSYFPFSNSLDVKKDIKVYGDSVEDVKDSQVFDEKKNIINDEEYQALWSFSAFIRNNKKPSNVNLAKTVFEDSSSREESSSNKETPNDSVLNTDEIDESCEYKYLDNLEDNKLIISGKVKAGEIRTKGIISQVAISNVYNENVFLNKKSDSYSINISVFDQKEVKNDVEDVEYEKEIQKQSIILQETLKEFNINAKLIDIIKGPVVTMYAVRPDKGIKLSKITSISDNIALRLAAIRVRIIAPIPGREAVGIEIPNKKREFILISEIIDSKEFKGDFRIPFALGKEISGENIVFDLVNSPHLLIAGATGAGKSVCVNSLIASIIFSKSPDEVKLIMIDPKIVELKLFNDIPHLLTPVITDVKRALEALRWCLDEMERRYVLLDNLLVRDISSYNKKIKDENLNLMILPYLVIIIDEFADLILSARKDLENLISRLAAMARAVGIHLVLATQRPSVDVITGVIKANFPSRISFMVASSMDSRIILGSSGAEKLLGKGDMLYISSLNPFPQRIQGGFLKEREVYKLVEEVKKFGEPNYIDDEIFIDNVKEPDLVALGPSDEPMFDEALEIVKATRKASASYLQRRLKIGYNRAARIIEIMEDMGYVGPVNGSKPREVLI, from the coding sequence ATGAAAGATTTTTATCAATATTTTCAATTTTTGTTTTTTTTTATGCTTTCGGTTATTTCTTTTTCTCTTTTTGTAGCATTGACCCCTTTGAGCAATATATTTATATTTTTTGTTTTCAATCTAATAGGACAAATATTGCTTAATGTTTTTTCATTCTTGTCATTTTATTTAATAATTTATCCACTTGTTAATTGGTACGCTTATAAAAAACATATATTTACTAAACGATTTATATTTAATTGGAATTATACCGTAATATTGTTTTTTACTTTAATATTTTTAATAAAAATTAATTCTAATGTTGAAAAATCCTATCTTATTAATGTATTTCTTATTAATTTTGGTATAATATTGGGGAATTTTTTTATTTTTATTCTTTTAATTTTAGAATTTGTTGTTTGGATTTACTTGAATTATGTCTTTTTCAAAGATGTTAATTTCATTTTAGATGCTTTTAAATTTTTAGCGTTTAAGATTAAAATTTTGTTTGAAAATATATTAAGTTATTTTCCCTTTTCAAATTCATTAGATGTAAAAAAAGATATTAAAGTTTATGGAGATTCTGTAGAGGACGTAAAAGATTCTCAAGTTTTTGATGAGAAAAAGAATATTATTAATGATGAAGAATATCAAGCCTTATGGTCATTTAGTGCTTTTATAAGAAACAATAAAAAACCTTCCAATGTTAATTTAGCTAAAACTGTTTTTGAAGACTCAAGTTCTAGAGAAGAAAGCTCCTCAAATAAGGAGACCCCAAATGATAGTGTTTTAAATACAGATGAAATTGATGAGTCTTGTGAGTATAAATATTTGGACAATCTTGAAGATAATAAGCTAATTATTAGTGGAAAGGTTAAGGCAGGTGAGATAAGGACTAAAGGTATAATTAGTCAAGTTGCTATTTCTAATGTTTATAACGAAAATGTATTTTTGAATAAAAAAAGTGATTCTTACAGTATTAATATTTCAGTTTTTGACCAGAAAGAGGTTAAAAATGATGTAGAGGATGTTGAATATGAGAAAGAAATTCAAAAGCAATCAATTATTCTCCAGGAGACATTAAAAGAGTTTAATATTAATGCTAAATTAATTGATATTATTAAAGGGCCTGTTGTGACAATGTATGCTGTTCGTCCGGATAAGGGAATTAAGCTTTCTAAGATTACTTCCATTTCTGATAATATTGCTTTAAGGCTTGCAGCTATTAGGGTGAGGATTATTGCTCCAATTCCTGGCAGAGAAGCTGTAGGAATTGAAATTCCTAATAAAAAACGTGAGTTTATTTTAATTTCAGAGATAATAGATAGCAAGGAATTCAAAGGTGATTTTAGAATTCCTTTTGCTCTTGGAAAGGAGATTAGTGGGGAAAATATTGTTTTTGACCTTGTAAATTCTCCACATCTATTAATAGCTGGTGCAACTGGGGCGGGTAAATCGGTTTGTGTGAATTCTTTAATTGCTTCAATTATTTTTTCAAAATCTCCAGATGAAGTGAAATTAATTATGATAGACCCCAAAATAGTTGAGCTTAAACTTTTTAATGATATTCCTCATTTATTAACTCCAGTTATTACAGATGTAAAGAGAGCCTTAGAAGCTCTTAGATGGTGTCTTGATGAAATGGAGAGAAGGTACGTGCTTCTTGATAATTTACTGGTAAGAGATATTTCTTCTTATAATAAAAAAATAAAAGATGAGAATTTGAATCTAATGATTTTACCATATCTTGTAATAATTATTGATGAATTTGCAGATCTTATTCTTTCTGCAAGAAAAGATTTGGAAAATTTAATTTCTAGACTTGCTGCAATGGCTAGAGCTGTGGGGATTCATTTGGTTCTTGCGACTCAAAGACCTTCAGTTGACGTTATTACAGGAGTAATAAAAGCCAATTTTCCTTCAAGGATTTCTTTTATGGTAGCCAGCTCTATGGATTCGAGAATAATTCTTGGATCTTCTGGTGCTGAAAAGCTTTTAGGAAAAGGGGATATGCTTTATATTAGTTCTTTAAATCCTTTCCCTCAAAGAATTCAGGGAGGATTTTTAAAGGAAAGAGAAGTTTATAAACTTGTTGAAGAGGTTAAAAAATTTGGAGAACCAAATTATATTGATGATGAAATATTTATTGATAATGTAAAAGAACCAGATTTAGTTGCTCTCGGGCCTTCTGATGAGCCAATGTTTGATGAGGCTCTGGAGATTGTTAAAGCTACAAGAAAAGCATCAGCATCTTATCTGCAAAGAAGGTTAAAGATAGGTTACAATAGAGCAGCTCGAATTATTGAAATTATGGAAGATATGGGGTATGTAGGCCCTGTTAATGGATCAAAGCCAAGAGAGGTATTAATTTAA
- a CDS encoding M23 family metallopeptidase produces the protein MYKIQKTLLILCILGIENINSEIINTIPKVLYKKEAFQGDYIYFASNKNFKRLSLLSINKNPIISSSPFKFTVGSKTYYIAFIGITPMIKEGKRKIQIEYKNKSYIKEIEIKKFNFKKTKISFNKEKAKLITQKKSIKQKEQALVLWNIIGNIGDTTIYHYDTLVKPIKDQYIITSQYGDLRLYMQGSKKISNYTMHNGIDYAPFKREKTPIFAAGKGKVVFAQNRELTGNTLIIQHLPGIFTIYLHLSKLGTSENKVVNAGEYIGHTGNTGLSTGPHLHFEARINGIAINPDFLLNGMLIDKNKIINNIKRIE, from the coding sequence ATGTATAAAATACAAAAAACCCTACTTATATTGTGTATTCTAGGAATAGAAAATATAAATTCAGAAATAATAAATACTATTCCTAAAGTCCTTTATAAAAAAGAGGCATTTCAAGGGGATTACATATACTTTGCAAGTAATAAAAACTTTAAAAGGTTATCGCTTTTAAGCATAAATAAAAATCCAATCATAAGTTCTTCTCCTTTCAAATTTACAGTGGGAAGTAAAACTTACTACATAGCATTTATAGGAATTACCCCAATGATAAAAGAGGGAAAAAGAAAAATTCAAATAGAATACAAAAATAAAAGTTATATCAAAGAAATAGAAATAAAAAAATTTAACTTCAAAAAAACAAAAATTAGTTTTAATAAAGAAAAAGCCAAACTTATTACCCAAAAAAAATCTATAAAACAAAAAGAACAGGCTTTGGTTTTATGGAACATTATTGGCAATATTGGAGACACAACAATATACCACTACGATACTTTAGTTAAACCGATAAAAGATCAATACATTATAACAAGCCAATACGGAGATTTAAGGCTTTACATGCAAGGTAGCAAAAAAATTTCAAATTATACAATGCACAATGGAATTGATTATGCTCCATTTAAAAGAGAAAAGACTCCAATTTTTGCTGCTGGCAAAGGAAAAGTTGTATTTGCACAAAATAGAGAGCTAACAGGCAATACCCTTATAATACAACATTTGCCAGGCATATTTACAATTTACCTTCACCTCTCAAAATTAGGAACAAGTGAAAATAAAGTAGTTAATGCTGGCGAATATATTGGACACACCGGAAATACAGGCCTCTCAACAGGCCCCCATTTACACTTCGAAGCAAGAATTAATGGTATAGCAATAAACCCAGATTTCCTTTTAAATGGCATGCTTATTGACAAAAATAAAATAATAAATAATATTAAAAGAATAGAGTAA
- a CDS encoding tetratricopeptide repeat protein produces the protein MLSLFIVISSLTVFILVFLFFKIALKLTIDKTKGKIKKDDERTRKLIERAISLLKTNPNEIGALEILNNYYYKNEDYENGIKYAKKLCQLIEDNPISQEINSFKAFLSYGFYNLKRNFNREALEFLKKAYLIKKTDEDANYYLGIAFLKNEMYKEALYYLTKVYKFNKNNKDILKHIGITLFNLESYRKAAGIFNNIKKHIQGDIDALLAYAKSLSKMNQDHLALEIANKIKQKDGMIYEALLITTEIYSKNKELEKLEQNIKEIIKVKPDLPKKIFLELFYNLGELQISVENYQKATEAFTKVEDIDPNYKKIKEKLEFSKRLNENIALRIYLRSSKENFVKIANEIILKLYLNKFQVRDSKINEITSQFIDMNFHLANNQWEENLIVRFVRTEQDTFGELFLKDFISKIKENKIKGLCIAPSKFSLKAKQMIEGRLIDLVEGKKLTQILKKINISKYT, from the coding sequence GTGTTATCGCTATTTATAGTAATCTCTTCATTGACAGTATTTATTTTAGTATTTTTATTTTTTAAAATAGCATTAAAACTTACAATAGACAAAACTAAAGGAAAAATCAAAAAAGATGACGAGAGAACACGAAAATTAATCGAAAGAGCAATTTCTCTATTAAAAACAAATCCAAACGAAATAGGTGCCCTTGAAATTTTAAATAATTACTACTACAAAAATGAAGACTATGAGAATGGTATAAAATATGCAAAAAAATTATGTCAATTAATAGAAGACAACCCAATAAGCCAAGAAATAAACTCATTTAAAGCTTTTTTAAGCTATGGATTTTATAATCTTAAAAGAAATTTTAACAGAGAAGCCTTAGAATTTTTAAAAAAAGCTTACCTGATAAAAAAAACAGATGAGGATGCAAATTATTATCTTGGTATAGCATTCTTAAAAAACGAAATGTATAAAGAAGCTCTATACTATCTTACAAAAGTCTACAAGTTTAATAAAAATAATAAGGACATCCTAAAACACATAGGAATAACTTTATTTAATCTAGAAAGCTACAGAAAAGCTGCTGGAATATTTAATAATATAAAAAAACACATACAAGGCGATATTGATGCGCTTTTAGCATATGCTAAGTCTTTGTCAAAAATGAATCAAGATCATCTAGCACTAGAGATTGCCAACAAAATAAAACAAAAAGACGGAATGATTTATGAGGCTTTATTAATTACAACTGAGATTTATTCAAAAAATAAAGAATTAGAAAAATTAGAACAAAATATTAAAGAAATAATAAAAGTAAAACCTGACTTGCCTAAAAAAATTTTCCTTGAATTATTTTATAATCTTGGAGAACTCCAAATCTCTGTTGAAAATTATCAAAAAGCTACAGAAGCTTTTACTAAAGTTGAAGATATTGATCCAAATTACAAAAAAATTAAAGAAAAATTAGAATTTAGCAAAAGATTAAACGAAAATATAGCACTAAGAATATATTTGCGCAGTTCAAAAGAAAATTTTGTAAAAATAGCAAATGAAATCATTTTAAAACTATATTTAAATAAATTTCAAGTAAGAGATTCTAAAATAAACGAAATAACATCACAATTTATTGATATGAACTTTCACTTAGCTAACAATCAATGGGAAGAAAATTTAATAGTACGCTTTGTAAGAACTGAACAAGATACTTTTGGTGAATTATTCTTAAAAGATTTCATTTCAAAAATAAAAGAAAATAAAATAAAAGGGCTCTGTATTGCTCCATCAAAATTCTCTTTAAAGGCTAAACAAATGATTGAAGGAAGGCTTATTGATCTAGTAGAAGGCAAAAAACTAACTCAAATACTTAAAAAAATTAACATATCCAAATACACATGA
- the rpsU gene encoding 30S ribosomal protein S21 yields MVTVTVDKNENLEKALKRFKRMIEKEAIIREWKRREYYEKPSTIRVKKEKAFKRKQAKKVRKLKQKTNR; encoded by the coding sequence TTGGTAACAGTCACTGTGGATAAAAATGAAAATCTTGAAAAAGCATTAAAACGTTTTAAAAGAATGATTGAAAAAGAAGCAATTATTCGCGAATGGAAGAGAAGAGAATACTATGAAAAGCCATCCACAATCCGCGTGAAAAAGGAAAAAGCTTTTAAACGAAAACAAGCAAAAAAAGTTAGAAAACTCAAACAAAAAACTAATAGATAA
- a CDS encoding flagellar assembly lytic transglycosylase, translated as MFNRNSCVLQNFLFLFLFLSLFSCFVKKEISGSDFIKVHSREFDLNNLNWLWNFDYSKKNFDKHFNIDPNSYIYVAYLFKKVGFEEKFVEYMKKAIANGDNISSQFAGIKLIEYFNSIKDYSESELIGERLYKKYENNKFIILGYFKSLYWQKKNDKALSLLNKLDKMKFSDYQENENILLKAALYLNLSNVSESKIYFNELFENLPANYLHVRAYDYFIIENKSKYFGVNFLNLVRFKYEVANGNFNSAINILNKNGLNDYYDNNIVLSDVYKAFISSGKISNALRFFSKIRSKYKNYYLGILNLRGKNNLGLLILKEYLEGLNLNNETNRIDLLNTAFSNLIFTKSARDYFAESVAKFYTESDKKNSTFIKILEEYILESIQLEDYNNLYKLYSNAQKVISNSILSKLAFINARLIYHKLIKPNVSGEYKSLLNAAVNYDKWSYSSFMSRYLLDQNIDEFFTRELDVKYEQSDYEIFLEGFLKFNLCHYVREFISEDFRNGYKFSLDFYRKVYDELLKSENYYDATLVINYLVNQDESALMVDDYKRLYPYLYGSLIEYWAKRRGLETSIVFSLIKAESSFEKNAVSRPGAVGLMQVMPSTANDISKELKYFDYNLKTPKDNIIIGTYYLKKRISTTGSLYKALASYNGGIGNVRKWEKSYGHLSKELFIEAIPFSQTRNYIKKILVYSVFYDALYEKKGIDSVIVKIMGEFPKN; from the coding sequence ATGTTTAATAGAAATTCTTGTGTATTGCAAAATTTTCTTTTTCTTTTTTTATTTTTAAGTTTATTCTCTTGCTTTGTGAAAAAAGAAATTTCAGGCAGTGATTTTATTAAGGTGCATTCAAGAGAGTTTGATTTAAATAATTTAAATTGGTTATGGAATTTTGATTATTCAAAAAAAAATTTTGATAAGCATTTCAATATAGATCCAAATTCTTATATATATGTTGCGTATTTGTTTAAAAAAGTAGGCTTTGAAGAGAAATTTGTAGAGTATATGAAAAAGGCTATAGCTAATGGGGATAATATTTCATCTCAGTTTGCTGGAATTAAACTTATTGAATATTTTAACTCAATAAAAGACTATTCTGAGTCTGAATTGATTGGGGAGAGGCTTTATAAAAAATACGAGAATAATAAATTCATTATTCTTGGATACTTTAAAAGTCTTTATTGGCAAAAGAAAAACGATAAGGCACTTAGTCTTTTAAATAAGCTTGATAAGATGAAATTTTCTGATTATCAGGAAAATGAAAATATTTTGTTAAAAGCAGCTCTTTATCTTAATCTTTCTAATGTAAGTGAGTCAAAAATTTATTTTAATGAACTTTTTGAGAATTTGCCTGCAAATTATTTACATGTAAGAGCTTATGATTACTTTATTATTGAAAATAAGTCTAAATACTTTGGTGTAAATTTTTTAAATCTTGTTAGGTTTAAGTATGAGGTGGCGAATGGCAATTTTAATAGTGCAATAAATATATTAAATAAAAACGGTTTAAATGACTATTACGACAATAATATTGTATTAAGCGATGTTTATAAGGCTTTTATTAGTTCTGGCAAAATTTCAAATGCTTTAAGATTTTTTAGTAAAATAAGGAGCAAATATAAGAATTATTATTTAGGCATTCTAAATCTTAGGGGGAAAAATAATTTAGGTCTTCTTATTTTAAAAGAGTATCTTGAAGGTTTGAACCTTAATAATGAAACTAATAGGATTGATTTGCTTAATACAGCTTTTAGTAATTTAATTTTTACTAAAAGTGCAAGAGATTATTTTGCCGAAAGCGTAGCCAAATTTTATACTGAGAGCGATAAAAAAAATTCTACTTTTATTAAGATTTTAGAAGAATATATTTTAGAATCAATTCAGCTTGAAGACTATAATAACCTTTATAAGCTTTATTCTAATGCTCAAAAAGTTATTTCTAATTCTATTTTGTCTAAGCTTGCCTTTATTAATGCAAGGCTTATATACCACAAATTAATTAAACCTAATGTAAGCGGAGAATATAAGAGTCTTTTAAATGCTGCTGTTAATTATGATAAATGGTCTTATTCTTCATTTATGAGCAGGTATTTATTAGATCAAAATATTGATGAATTTTTTACACGTGAGCTTGATGTTAAATATGAACAATCCGATTATGAGATTTTTTTGGAAGGGTTTTTAAAATTTAATCTTTGTCATTATGTTAGAGAGTTTATTTCTGAAGATTTTAGGAATGGATATAAATTTTCGCTCGATTTTTATCGAAAAGTATACGATGAACTTTTAAAGAGTGAAAATTATTACGATGCAACTCTTGTGATTAATTATCTTGTAAATCAAGATGAATCTGCTTTAATGGTGGATGACTATAAAAGGCTTTATCCTTATTTGTATGGATCTTTGATAGAATATTGGGCTAAAAGGCGTGGACTTGAAACTAGTATTGTATTTTCTTTAATAAAAGCTGAGAGCAGCTTTGAGAAAAATGCTGTTTCAAGACCAGGTGCTGTTGGACTTATGCAGGTTATGCCGTCAACAGCAAATGATATTTCTAAAGAACTTAAGTATTTTGATTATAATTTAAAGACCCCAAAAGATAATATAATAATTGGGACATATTATTTGAAAAAAAGAATATCTACAACTGGCAGCCTTTATAAGGCTCTTGCATCTTACAATGGGGGTATTGGTAATGTTAGGAAGTGGGAAAAAAGTTATGGACATTTGTCAAAAGAGCTTTTTATTGAGGCAATTCCTTTTAGTCAGACTAGAAATTATATTAAAAAAATATTAGTTTATTCGGTATTTTATGACGCTTTGTATGAAAAAAAGGGAATAGATTCGGTAATAGTTAAAATTATGGGCGAATTTCCCAAAAATTAG
- a CDS encoding undecaprenyl-diphosphate phosphatase, with protein MINILNAIILGIVQGITEFLPVSSSGHLLLFRHFIHLKLPIIFDIYLHFATVLVIIIYYRQRISELFSTFIRFSLRKTNKSDLTNLKLISLILIITIVTGVVGTFISKYERMFTLPFILINFIITGILILMLEFKFFKIDFKDNILLVGIFMGLMQGLGAFPGISRSGITIFSATVLGFNRKSAFEISFLSLIPIVFGAILLKHKEFYDIFMVLNFFEINLGALVAFVVGIFSINLFFKMLNNKKLYYFSIYLFALSITVCYFV; from the coding sequence ATGATAAATATTTTAAATGCAATTATTTTGGGTATTGTTCAAGGTATTACAGAGTTTTTACCGGTATCTAGTTCGGGGCACTTATTGCTTTTTAGACATTTTATACATTTAAAGCTTCCAATAATATTTGATATTTATTTACATTTTGCAACAGTTTTAGTGATTATTATTTACTATCGCCAAAGGATTTCAGAACTTTTTTCAACTTTTATTAGATTTTCTTTAAGAAAAACTAATAAATCTGATTTAACGAATTTAAAATTAATATCACTTATATTAATAATAACTATTGTGACCGGGGTTGTTGGAACTTTTATTTCAAAATACGAGAGAATGTTTACATTACCTTTTATTTTAATTAATTTTATTATAACAGGGATTTTAATATTGATGCTAGAATTTAAATTTTTTAAAATTGATTTTAAAGATAACATTTTGTTGGTAGGAATTTTTATGGGGCTTATGCAAGGTTTAGGCGCGTTTCCAGGAATTTCTCGTTCCGGAATTACAATTTTTTCTGCTACGGTTCTTGGATTTAATAGAAAAAGTGCATTTGAAATTTCATTTTTGTCTTTAATTCCAATAGTTTTTGGAGCAATTTTATTAAAACATAAAGAATTTTATGATATTTTTATGGTTTTAAATTTTTTTGAAATAAACTTAGGAGCGTTGGTTGCTTTTGTTGTTGGTATTTTCTCAATAAATTTATTTTTTAAAATGCTTAATAACAAAAAACTATATTATTTTTCAATATATTTATTTGCACTTTCAATTACAGTTTGTTATTTTGTTTAG